Within the Oncorhynchus masou masou isolate Uvic2021 chromosome 1, UVic_Omas_1.1, whole genome shotgun sequence genome, the region ATTGTTCTGCTAAACCTTTTTAAAGCACTTTCACAGTTTATTGCTACATACTTTTGGTAGGTCATAACATACATGTATGTAATACATGACATTGTACATGCTTGAAATGGATACCTCTTTTCTGTAGTAATGTAGGAATTTTCAACTGTTTTGTAACTTCTGGTATAGGTCCAACGACATGATCCAAATATCTTTGGGTCTGAAAACGTTCTCTCACACAAGTTACTCACGATcacattttctgtttgttttttatcATAGTAGAACGACTAACGCCCTCATCTTAATTCAAGGTATTTAGTACATTCTGTATTTTGACCTGGTGGGTATTTATTTTCAACTTTTTGTATGTCTGTGTACATCTCCACAAATTGGTTTTGTATCAACATTAGGTTGTAGAGTACTTCGGTATCAGATAAGTAAAGAAAATGTACAGTGTTTTTAATCTCGTCCTCCTATGACAGATTTTTGAAATTATACTACACCCTTTATACTAGTTGATTGATGTATCAAAAACACCTATTGGAAAACCGCACCCACCCAAAGTATTAAGTAACAAGACTATAAAACAATAGGGAGCTTTAAAATGGATGATTCTGTATGTAGTTGTCGTTTACGTTTCATATATTTTCTATTAGTGTAATGGTACCGCTGTTTCATAACAGCTGCTCCTCATAGGCCAAGCTCTCTGTATTGTGACTCACTGTACTCCTGTTAACGCAGTTGAAAGCAATTGAACATTGTGATGTGAAGTAAACGAGCACTTAATTCAGCCTAAACTCACATGATCATGTTGAACCTAGAACAGTAGTCTGCTACTCTTGTCTGAGCCCGTGCTTTCTCTTCTCTGGAACATTACCCGTTTATGTATCCATGCCTTTTAAAAACCATAGCTCACAGAAAAATACACGTTTGTCAAATGTTTCCATAGCTCTTGTCGTCTTGTGTCAAACTGTGTCCACGTTCATGTCTCAACGAAATAGAATTAGATTGTGCCAATGTCTTACATTCATTTGGAATTGAAGCCTGTTGATTTCTCCTAATGCATATAGCAGGGTAAACACAATTGAATGGAATATAGACTCGGTTGCTCTCAAACCTGCCAAATGATAGTATTTTCTTTCGATAGGTGTTAGATTTAGATCATTTCAGTACTAGGCTGTGGTCCACACAGCACACGATCAGATAGGTGCATCAAGGCACTGTCATATTTTTAACAACCTTTTAAAACTTGAATTATATTTTGTTCTTTCATTTCattatttttgtattgtttggTACTACAGATCAATATGTTCACAAACATGAGTATTTTATTGATAACTGATTTGACATGGTAGATATCTATGATGGATATTAGGCCTATTCATGCTGAGCCACATCTCAGGTCATCTGGCTGTCTTGTCATGGTTTGTAACGAGTACCTAGTTTTTAAGCCTTCTCTAACCTTCAATTAGTGACCATTGTAAACTGGACCATTGTATGCTTACCCCAACACAAAAGCAATTTGTGCAGAACTATATCATTTTCACCCAAGACTGGATGCACCCCTTCCATTCTGAAAGGAAGGCAAATCAGAATCTGTTTTTCCAGTTGGGGACATATTTTGTATCCGTTTGTAATGCTCATTTGTTGTtctgttaaaaaacaaaaacacgtGGATTCTCTTAGGTCATTGTATTCTGATTTGATCCTCTATTGGTATTGCACAAAGATTATCCAGGCCAACCCATTAGCCTTCTTTTTTTTGCACCTGTTTTGAAACTTACTCACTTTATGCTAGTTGGACTTGAACACAACATTCAGCCTGTACAATGACCATATAGTTGTCATTCTGTTTGCCACAGACATTATAGATTTTAACCATGTTTTTAAATGATCCTCGCTGAAGAGGATGTCAAACAGTAGGGTTACAAAGACTGAGTTATCAAAGTATTTTCTTCCAACACAGACTTTGGAAGGGGCCCTTTCTGAATCATATGTTTCTGTTCCACACCTtcgttattttttattttgtgcaATACTATTTGTTAAATCTGTCATTACAGGTGATTGACATGCTCTCCCAGACATTAGGAAAAAGTGTTTTCAGAGCAACTAATTTCTCCAGTCATATAGTGAAACTGCTTTGGGGATTACGCCGGGGTCGTATCTATCAATGTTGCTTCAATTAAAAAGTGGATGAACACAGAGTTACCATATTGTTTTACTGTTCAGCAGTCATTATTGCATAATGTTAAGACTTGTACATAAATTGCATTGAACTTGCATAGGATAATGTTACTGTGGCGTGCTATTGCCTGTAAAATTCTGCttctaaatgtgtgtgtgactgtgaggaTGCCGCTCTTTTGTACATGactgtctttttatttttttcattctaAAGGAGGTTGAGTTGGAGCTGAGGAGTTCAGACATGCCTGAAGTTTGACTTAAATAAagctgtactgtgtctcagtGGAAGTAATTTGTCAATCTCTTCATGGAAAATAGAATATCACTTTAAATTGACAGATTAAAATAATCGATAGTAAttgcatttttatttatttttttgtcaatGAGCCCAAAGACACTCTTGGGTCATAATAATCACATTTGTTATTTTACCATTTGCCCACTAGAGGTCGTCCCGTTATGTGACGTGGCATCGCACTTTATGCTGCGTtaaagacaactggaaactcgtgCAAAACgggctccgactgggaaaaatcgTTTTGAATGGTCacccaactcggaattccaagtagAAAACTCGGGCATCTTTGTAGATCGCCAACTTCCCGTTCTGAAGATCATTAaagtcatgatttgacctcgttttttcccgagttcccagttgtcttgaaagcgccATTATACTTCGACACGACCGACAAAGCTTTCTCATCTGGGCATCTTTCTCGCTATACCGGTTTAGCGGATGGGTAAAGGATGATGATGGAGAGGCCCAGGTCACGGTAGCTAGTAGTGCGAGTATGCGGAGAAAGATTTAGTTAAACACCGAGTTTCAGGTTGGTCCTTCTGGTTTAGACCGCTGGAAATGCGGAAATGCCCCCAAATGTTATTCACAGATGTGTGGCAAGAGACAGATGATGTAGCTAGGCTAACGTTATTAGCAATAATATAAGATGTATCCAGCTATCTATACAAGAGCAGGGCACTGTTTTAAAATGAATAAATTATGAATAATTTGTTTAGGATATGCATTATACGATTTAGTTGGTCATTTTAAAGAGCACCACGAGGAAAGTGTATCCTATCAATTTATCGTGACGCTTGGTTCGATATGGAACAAGAAAGACTAGCATGCCTTCTCTCCTGTACCTGTTCTTGAACCAATCGATTTATTTTATTTGGTTCACACTGCCATCTGTCAACAAAGTCAGACTTAAATATTTGTTATACATTGTGTTTATACGTGTGTTAAATGTATTGTTTTGAACCCATGTTCTTTCTTCCCCCCCTTTCCTCCCAGTTTTGGAGAAGATTCTAGTGGATTTGCCAAATGATCTGTCTGGAGATTAACCTGATAAACAAGATGAAGAGGGGTTTGCTGCGTGGCTTACTGCCAGAGATGTCTATCCGACTGCTGCTTCTGGTTGTCTTCCTGTGAGTAATTCAAATTGAAACATGGCAATAGCATTGACAAATGTGTTCCTTATGGACTTGTCTGGTGTGCAACACAAATGAACTAAACTGTGTGTGTTATCTCCCTCAGTGTGACAGAGCAGCTTCCACCCTTTATTCGTGAGATCCAGGCAGAGGAGATGTGGCTGTATAGATTTCACAGAGTGGAGAATGACCATGTCCCCACCTCTCTCATGTTTGTGAGTACTGGTGTGTGTCATGGGGGAAGCACTGACTCAATTCACTGGAATCATGGAACATTGAATGTGAATATTTGTTCTGCTGGTAGTACTTTAGTTTACAGCACAGGATAATCTGGAGAGCAACAATAACTTGTTGCCATGTTATTACCAGGTACTCTTGTGCTTTAATGTAAAGTGCTACCATTCTGTCTTACTAATTCTATTGCTCTGGTACTGACCATGTCCCTCGTATCAGAGCGTGGCGTGTTTCACTCCATTCCTGGTGATCCTGCTTTTCACCTTTCTGAAGAGAGTTGAGAGAGGAGACGTGAGAGAGGCCTCGCTAGGTAAGGACTGACTGTAGAACTACACATGGTGTTTGGCCTCAGAGCAGCTGCACAGAGATGTGTGAGAGAAATACTGAGCCAGTTGTTTGCCTCTGTACCTCAGCGGTGACTCTGGCTCTGGTACTGAATGGAGTTTTCACCAACGCCATCAAGCTGGTCGTGGGCCGGTGAGTACTAGTCTGGAGTACTAGTTTGGAATACTAGTCTGGAAATGTACAGTTAGGGTTACATTGCTACAAGCTCAGTATTATGCTGGCTGAATGTGatgtagtgtgttctgtgtgtgcttCATGGCAGCTCAGTATTATGCTGACTGGATGTGATGTAGTGTGTTCTGTTTGTGCTTCAGGCCAGCTCAGTATTATGCTGACTGGATGTGATGTAGTGTGTTCTGTTTGTGATTCAGGCCAGCTCAGTATTATGCTGACTGGATGTGATGTAGTGTGTTCTGTTTGTGCTTCAGGCCAGCTCAGTATTATGCTGACTGGATGTGatgtagtgtgttctgtgtgtgcttCAGGCCAGCTCAGTATTATGCTGACTGGATGTGATGTAGTAGTGTGTTCTGTTTGTGCTTCAGGCCAGCTCATGTGatgtagtgtgttctgtgttatGCTGACTGGATGTGatgtagtgtgttctgtgtgtgcttCAGGCCAGCTCAGTATTATGCTGACTGGATGTGatgtagtgtgttctgtgtgtgcttCAGGGCAGCTCAGTATTATGCTGACTGGATGTGatgtagtgtgttctgtgtgtgcttCAGGGCAGCTCAGTATTATGCTGACTGGATGTGATGTAGTGTGTTCTGTTTGTGCTTCAGGCCAGCTCAGTATTATGCTGACTGGATGTGATGTAGTGTGGCCTTCAGGGCTCAGTATTATGCTGACTGGATGTGATGTAGTGTGTTCTGTTTGTGCTTCAGGCCAGCTCAGTATTATGCTGACTGGATGTGatgtagtgtgttctgtgtgtgcttCAGGCCAGCTCAGTATTATGCTGACTGGATGTGatgtagtgtgttctgtgtgtgattcAGGGCAGCTCAGTATTATGCTGACTGGATGTGatgtagtgtgttctgtgtgtgcttCAGGCCAGCTCAGTATTATGCTGACTGGATGTGATGTAGTGTGTTCTGTTTGTGCTTCAGGCCAGCTCAGTATTATGCTGACTGGATGTGatgtagtgtgttctgtgtgtgcttCAGGCCAGCTCAGTATTATGCTGACTGGATGTGatgtagtgtgttctgtgtgtgcttCAGGCCAGCTCAGTATTATGCTGACTGGATGTGatgtagtgtgttctgtgtgtgcttCAGGGCAGCTCAGTATTATGCTGACTGGATGTGatgtagtgtgttctgtgtgtgcttCAGGCCAGCTCAGTATTATGCTGACTGGATGTGATGTAGTGTGTTCTGTGGATGTGATGCTTCAGGCCAGCTCAGTATTATGCTGACTGGATGTGatgtagtgtgttctgtgtgtgcttCAGGCCAGCTCAGTATTATGCTGACTGGATGTGATGTAGTGTGTTCTGTTTGTGATTCAGGCCAGCTCAGTATTATGCTGACTGGATGTGATGTAGTGTTTTCTGGCCAGCTCAGTATTATGCTGACTGGATGTGATGTAGTGTGTTCTGGCCCAGCTCAGTATTATGCTGACTGGATGTGatgtagtgtgttctgtgtgtgcttCAGGCCAGCTCAGTATTATGCTGACTGGATGTGATGTAGTGTGTTCTGTTTGTGCTTCAGGCCAACTCAGTATTATGCTGACTGGATGTGatgtagtgtgttctgtgtgtgcttCAGGCCAGCTCAGTATTATGCTGACTGGATGTGatgtagtgtgttctgtgtgtgcttCAGGCCAGCTCAGTATTATGCTGACTGGATGTGATGTAGTGTGTTCTGTTTGTGCTTCAGGCCACGGCCAGACTTCTTCTACCGCTGTTTCCCAGACGGACAGATGAACCTGGAGATGCACTGCAGCGGCGACCCAGAAGTGGTCATGGAGGGCAGGAAGAGCTTTCCCAGTGGACACTCCTCCTGTAAGGCCCAATCTGATTGGCTAGTCCTCTTGCAAGAGCAGATCTGATTGGCTGTGAGACTACAGTGGGCTCGTTCAGATTAAAAGCTAATTAGgctggacctgtgtgtgtgtgcagtatatGTGTGTGGTAACTTTGATAAACAATGTTGTGTTTATTCAGGCACTGGCCTAAGCATTCTCATGTCAAGCCTTCTCATATCATTATGAATAAAACTGTTGATCCTACTTTGATACATGTGCCTGCCCCATCTCtgatcccctctctcctctcgtcttGTCCAAGTTGCATTCACTGGACTGGGCTTCACAGCGCTGTATGTGGGGGGAAAGCTGCGGTGCTTTAATCTGGGGGGCCGGGGCAGGGCCTGGAGACTGTGTCTCTTCCTCGCTCCGCTCCTCCTAGCCTTCATGATCGCTCTCTCCAGGACCTGCGACTACAAACACCACTGGCAAGGTGAGAGGGCTCGCCATTAACCATGTTCACTTTGAAAAGCGCTATAAACATATAAGAAAATATTCTTCTAATCCATTATTGAGAGACGTGCTAAGATCTTTGTGTCACTTCCGTTGTCCCCTCTGTGTTTAGATGTGTTGGTGggttctggtctgggtctggtgtTCTCTTGGCTCTGCTACAGACAGCACTACCCCTCCCTCCAGGACCCTGACTGTCACCGGCCACTACGCCACAGCGAGACTGTTCCTGCTGTGCAGGAACGCAAGCTGGCCAACTCCAACTACATATTACCTCTATAGCTGGCCAACTACACATTACCCCTATAGCGCTACTCCAACTATATATTGGaatccaatcaaattgtatttgacaCACGcgccgaataaaacaggtgtagaccttacagtgaaatgcttacttacaagcccttaaccaacaatgcagttttaagaaaaaaatgtgttcaagtatttactaaataaactgaagtaaacaatacataaataaaaatgtaaaaaaataaaatagaaaaataacaaataattaaagatcaacaataaaataacagttacgaggctatatacaggagtaaccggtactgagtcaatgtgctggggcacaggttagtcgagttaattgaggtaatatgtacatgtaggtaggggggtgggcagcgcacaattggcccactattggccggtgtaggccgtcgttgtaaataagaatctgttcttaacttacttgcctagtttaataaaggttaaatacatgttgttttttattcaggaatcttatggcttgggtgtaaaAGCTGTTAAGAACCCTTTTTTttacctagacttggcgctcctgtaccgcttgccgtaaggtaacagagagaacagtctatgcctatggtggctggagactttggaaatttgtagggccttcctctgacaccgcctggtatagaagtcctcgatggcaggcagcttagccccagtgatgtactgggccgtacacactaccctctgtagtaacttgcggtcggaggccgagcagttgccataccaggtggtgatgcaaccagtcaggatactctcgatggtgcagctgtataactttttgaggatctggggacccatgccaaatcttgtcagtctcctgagggggaaaaggtgttgtcgtgccctcttcacgactgtcttggtgtgtttggaccatgacagttcgttggtgatgtAGCCACCAAGTAACTTgtagctctcaacctgctccactacagcccagtcgatgagaatgggggtgtgcttggcCCTCTTTCTCCTGtggtccacgatcatctcctttgtcttgatcacgttgagggagaggttgttatcctggcaccacgctgtctcatcgttgtcagtgatcaggcctaccactgttgtgtcgccggcaaacttaatgatggtgtttgagtcatGCTTGGACATGCAgtcatggttgaacagggagtacaggaggggactgagaacacacccctgagggcccccttgttgaggatcagcatgagagatgtattgttacctacccttaccacctgggtcggcctgtcaggaagtccaggatccagttacagagggaggtgtttagtcccagggtccttcagttggacaactgaataggtatccccctttcctcttagcttagtgatgagctttgagggcactgtggtgttgaacgctgagctgttgtcaacaaatagcattctcacgtaggtgttccttttatgTTGGTGGGAATGGGCTCCCGGGCTCCTGAGTAGCGCAGCGGTCTATGGCCATGccagggcggcagggtaacctagtggttagagcgttggacaagtaaccggaaggttgcaagttcaaacccccgagctgacaaggtacaaatctgtcgttctgcccctgaacaggcagttaacccactgttcctaggccgtcattgaaaataagaatttgttcttaactgacttgcccagttaaataaaggttaaaacattttttttaaatctcagtgctagaggcgtcactacagaccctggttcgattccaggctatatcacaaccggccgtgattggaatCCCATagggtgcacaattggcccagcgtcgttagggtttatccagggtaggccgtcaatgtaaataagaatttgtttgtaactgacttgcctagttaaataaaggttcaataaaaaaaaggacaatgtgaagtgcaatagagattgcgtcgtctgtggatctgttggggcggtatgcaaattggagtgggtttcttggataatggtgttgatgtgagctgtgaccagcatttcaaagcactttatgactacagatgtgagtgctacggttcggtagtcatttaggcaggttacctttgtgttctttggcacagggactatggtggtctgcttgaaacatgttggtgttaCAGCTCAAATTGTACTATATACTAGCCCTATAGTGCAAATCCAACTACATACTACCCCTCTAGTGAAATACCATTTACATACTACCCCTGGAGTCTTTAACCTCAACTACATACTACCCCTTCATTCCGGGTTCTTTATATCAGGCCAAAATTTTAACCCtgagtggggaagagagggacTGTAAATTTTTGAGCCCACCAGATACCAGGTGCTAAGATGTCAGTGCTACTGAAATATTTGTATTCCCTAGAAGTAGGGAAGTCCTCTCAACGCACACACTGGATTAACCACAGCAGTTAATTATTTTTTCCTCATATTATGATATCCTATTTGTTTTGTCTGattttttagtgcactacttttgaccatagccctataggccctgatcaaaagtagtacactgtatatggaatagggtgccatttgggaggcagaccCGTCTGTGGCGGTGAGGGTGCACTTTTCTGTAGAATTCAGTGTCAACACTAGGATTACAGTGGCCTAGAATCACATTACAGTTTGTACATTTAGAGTTCATCCTTTACATCAGTGGTCACCATCTGGTTGATCGTGATCAGATTTCCAAgccattcctagtcgatcaccaaacatttctgtaaaaaaaagcAACAATAAAGCCTTGCAATCCTAGTTTTTAAATTGGTTTCGTGCTTTTCGCGGTAGGTGCACTTGGTTCAGCAGACCATGCACCGGgaagtgttcccattttgaaccatttcatgtgtctgaatgTAGAACACCGCCTACCCGGCAGGCCCAGAAAGCAAAACGAGTGCACCTATAGGtctaccgctggccaatcagatagctcagatTATCGTGTCTACACAGTTTCTTTGCGCCATAGACTGTAAAAACAAGCCTCGAACGCACAGCAAAGTTGatgtgagatttcaaaactttTAAAACCATAACTATAGAgactcaacgaatacagcaaagagctgctgtttttataagTAAATTCATGATTAAATTGTTATTCAGCACTTTGTTCAGCAGTTTTATAATCCATAAAATGTGTGTTCTCGCTATATCCACTCgcgctacaaccagcactgcagctgcaatgaatgagtttAGCAAAGCTTGCATTGTTATTATTTGCGGCTTGCTTTTTTTAtatatcaaggaatatttcactttctcaaaggagtaacaacatgaattggtgcatgaggcagaaataatgcagtgtgACTTATGTTTCACAATTAgttggaagactgtgtccccttttcttagtggatggagggagagagaggagggatggtgagtcgggtgagaggagggagggagggatggtgggagggagagagagaggagggagagagaggagggatggtgagagggagggagagaggggggatggtgagaggagggatggtgggagggagagagaggagggagggggtgagaggagaggagggagagaggagggatggtgagagggagagagagagggagggaaagaggagggatggtgagagagggagtgagggagggagaggagggatgtgggagggagggagaggagggatggtgagagggagagggagggaggaagaggagggatggtgagggagaggagggatgtgagaggg harbors:
- the LOC135542864 gene encoding phospholipid phosphatase 5-like, which gives rise to MICLEINLINKMKRGLLRGLLPEMSIRLLLLVVFLVTEQLPPFIREIQAEEMWLYRFHRVENDHVPTSLMFSVACFTPFLVILLFTFLKRVERGDVREASLAVTLALVLNGVFTNAIKLVVGRPRPDFFYRCFPDGQMNLEMHCSGDPEVVMEGRKSFPSGHSSFAFTGLGFTALYVGGKLRCFNLGGRGRAWRLCLFLAPLLLAFMIALSRTCDYKHHWQDVLVGSGLGLVFSWLCYRQHYPSLQDPDCHRPLRHSETVPAVQERKLANSNYILPL